A DNA window from uncultured Methanoregula sp. contains the following coding sequences:
- a CDS encoding type IV pilin N-terminal domain-containing protein, producing MKPEDVHNAAVSEVVGEMLMIGMVLILVCVFSASLPDYLPSERSPTVTIRMVVNDSSGQVVLWHKGGDWVKADSLKVIISNASSMESFTKKSSRPFVIVPDTQAFDLGGNITADCGRPLIGDEEVALATDRAVLFSGRVGRSSR from the coding sequence ATGAAGCCGGAAGATGTGCACAACGCCGCAGTCTCCGAAGTCGTGGGAGAGATGCTCATGATCGGGATGGTCCTCATCCTTGTCTGTGTCTTCTCCGCTTCGCTTCCGGATTACCTGCCCTCGGAGAGGAGCCCGACCGTCACGATACGGATGGTTGTCAATGATTCATCGGGCCAGGTTGTCCTGTGGCACAAGGGCGGCGACTGGGTGAAGGCCGATTCCCTGAAAGTTATAATCTCGAACGCAAGTTCCATGGAATCCTTTACAAAAAAAAGCAGCCGCCCGTTCGTAATTGTCCCCGATACCCAGGCATTCGATTTGGGGGGAAACATCACCGCTGACTGCGGCCGGCCCCTCATCGGCGACGAGGAGGTTGCTCTTGCAACCGACCGGGCGGTTCTCTTCTCCGGCAGGGTCGGGAGGAGTTCGCGATGA
- a CDS encoding type II secretion system F family protein, whose product MTFPSRFPEIGLVPQKIEMGLFGTILDGGLLSARIPRTPETYLRTLRTNLLVFSAGFFLIAGLLLTTPLGTRVFTAIPPVIFFTFLFIAMIPAPYLFQVYYPAIIARGRKSRIDLDLPYAVSYMQALSTTMPPFLIIRRIYEERVMFGEVSREFGQIVRDVELFGDDLITAMKNLQATTPSPLLKDFLNDMGIVFESGGDLTSYLASKTDYFHEQAKRELDVVLKTIEIMAEVYVSAFVAGPIALIIMIVAQGMTSRGTMAWLLPFMYLCIPAGAILMIWILSLMLPAENLEISHVESAGEEYERPLSGKNAGSVDAEFIRRIEAKKERYRIYERLRHPLRTYISHYQYGIALGCVCGSLVLLLVLAGFFNGIFPDNMLETSSCIVIIAFLFPISLSYEGRRWYVSNIEKNIPEFVRELCDMKDIGLTLPDAIQRIATAKLGLLSSELRVVSRDVTTGSYVNAALVRMDERIGLVSVKRAISLIVKAGEVTSSLRQIFLIAIADFEHYLKMKRERANTAIVYVMIIYLSFGIFLYTAYQLNGPFMAGFVKYNINFNLAQNVTDMFRIGIILALFSGIMAGQFGSNSILAGFKHSIVLLAAAVAMFVFFV is encoded by the coding sequence ATGACGTTTCCTTCCCGGTTCCCTGAAATCGGCCTGGTGCCACAAAAGATCGAGATGGGCCTGTTTGGAACCATCCTCGACGGCGGCCTCCTCTCCGCCCGCATCCCGAGAACGCCGGAAACGTACCTGCGGACCCTGCGGACCAACCTTCTCGTCTTCTCCGCCGGTTTTTTCCTGATTGCCGGACTCCTGCTCACGACTCCCCTTGGCACCCGGGTATTTACGGCGATTCCTCCTGTTATTTTTTTCACATTCCTCTTCATTGCCATGATCCCTGCCCCGTACCTGTTCCAGGTATATTACCCGGCCATAATTGCCCGGGGCAGGAAGAGCAGGATCGATCTCGATCTCCCGTATGCCGTCTCGTACATGCAGGCCCTCTCCACAACCATGCCCCCGTTTCTGATCATACGGAGAATCTACGAAGAACGGGTCATGTTCGGGGAAGTCTCCCGCGAGTTCGGCCAGATCGTCCGGGACGTGGAACTCTTCGGGGACGACCTGATCACCGCCATGAAAAACCTCCAGGCAACCACGCCGTCCCCCCTCCTGAAGGATTTTCTCAACGATATGGGCATAGTCTTTGAGAGCGGGGGAGATCTCACCTCGTACCTGGCATCGAAGACGGATTATTTCCACGAACAGGCAAAACGGGAACTCGACGTGGTCTTAAAGACCATCGAGATCATGGCGGAAGTGTACGTCTCGGCATTCGTTGCGGGGCCGATCGCGCTCATCATCATGATCGTTGCTCAGGGAATGACGAGCCGGGGCACGATGGCCTGGCTCCTTCCCTTCATGTACCTCTGCATCCCCGCAGGAGCTATCCTGATGATCTGGATCCTCTCGCTGATGCTTCCCGCGGAGAACCTGGAGATCAGCCACGTTGAATCGGCCGGGGAGGAATACGAACGTCCGCTTTCGGGGAAAAACGCCGGATCTGTCGATGCTGAATTTATCCGCCGGATCGAGGCAAAAAAAGAACGGTACCGGATATACGAACGGCTCCGCCACCCCCTCCGGACCTATATCTCCCACTACCAGTACGGGATCGCTCTTGGCTGTGTCTGCGGGAGCCTTGTACTTCTCCTTGTCCTTGCGGGCTTCTTCAACGGAATCTTTCCGGACAATATGCTTGAAACCTCGTCCTGCATTGTCATCATCGCATTTCTTTTCCCGATCTCCCTCTCGTACGAGGGGCGGCGCTGGTATGTCAGTAATATCGAGAAGAATATCCCCGAGTTCGTGCGGGAGCTCTGCGATATGAAGGACATAGGGCTCACGCTTCCCGATGCAATCCAGCGGATCGCAACTGCAAAACTGGGTCTTTTGAGTTCGGAACTCCGGGTAGTCTCCCGCGATGTCACGACCGGTTCGTATGTGAACGCAGCCCTGGTCCGGATGGACGAGCGGATAGGTCTTGTCTCGGTCAAACGGGCCATCTCGCTGATCGTCAAAGCGGGCGAGGTCACGTCCAGCCTGCGGCAGATCTTCTTAATCGCCATTGCCGATTTCGAGCACTACCTGAAGATGAAACGGGAGCGGGCGAACACGGCGATCGTGTACGTCATGATCATCTACCTCTCCTTTGGGATCTTCCTCTATACCGCGTACCAGCTCAACGGCCCGTTCATGGCGGGTTTTGTGAAATACAACATCAACTTCAACCTTGCCCAGAATGTCACCGACATGTTCAGGATCGGGATCATCCTCGCCCTCTTCTCGGGAATCATGGCCGGCCAGTTTGGTTCCAACAGCATCCTTGCGGGATTCAAGCACAGTATTGTCCTGCTTGCCGCAGCGGTTGCAATGTTCGTCTTTTTCGTGTGA
- a CDS encoding ATPase, T2SS/T4P/T4SS family: protein MSPLTSRVRSLPRTLGSGTRNADIALVITGTALVLTGYVSLFILLPLPVLAAAGAISLVLLALAATSIWYRVRKSDSKKTAAAFPIPAIEPEFPAGQVLPSPLQQPTGTLDTYWIEEPYVSIRIIRVGNQGFTYQVLEPPLSARERVVLSETYNRLRKVIIYDDPKDPPLHHFTREAVSRIIREFSPDITGERLDVLAYYVRRDLSGFGPLEPLMQDPALEDISCNGDNLPVFVFHRTYGSLPTSVLFREGELNAFVLKLAQKANKQISLTSPMIDATLPGGSRVQVTYSNVVSLRGSSFTIRKFRAEPMTPVDLLRYGTYSAEILAFLWLAIAHRKSLIIAGGTASGKTSTMNAVSLFIPQNAKIVSLEDTHEIQLPHKNWLATLTRELNIPGVQGDIDLFSLLKSSMRQRPEYIIVGEVRGREAQTLFQAMNTGHATLSTIHAGSVHEAINRLTHEPIDVPPVMFTALDLVISQSIATFGTNRTRRCLAIHEISVDENGNIIPKKLFEWDVGTDSFRRTAESSRVLAEICAMMGWTHDRIDAELKKREEFLTIALDVPTPEIHDLASAIHEFSD from the coding sequence GTGTCTCCGCTCACCAGCCGGGTCCGCAGTCTTCCCCGTACTCTGGGCAGCGGCACGCGAAATGCAGATATCGCTCTCGTTATTACCGGAACCGCCCTGGTCCTGACCGGGTACGTATCGCTTTTTATTCTCCTGCCACTCCCGGTCCTGGCCGCAGCCGGGGCGATCTCGCTTGTTTTGCTCGCCCTTGCAGCAACATCGATATGGTATCGTGTAAGGAAGAGCGATTCCAAAAAAACGGCAGCCGCGTTCCCGATTCCCGCCATTGAACCGGAATTTCCGGCCGGGCAGGTGTTGCCATCCCCACTTCAGCAGCCGACCGGGACCCTCGATACCTACTGGATCGAAGAGCCGTACGTCTCCATCCGGATCATCCGGGTGGGAAACCAGGGATTCACCTACCAGGTTCTCGAACCCCCGCTCTCTGCCCGCGAGCGGGTTGTGCTGAGCGAGACCTACAACCGCTTGAGAAAGGTGATCATCTACGACGATCCAAAAGATCCCCCGCTCCATCACTTCACAAGGGAAGCGGTCAGCCGGATCATCCGCGAGTTCTCCCCGGATATTACCGGTGAGCGGCTCGATGTCCTTGCGTATTATGTTCGCCGGGATCTCTCCGGGTTTGGCCCGCTCGAACCCCTCATGCAGGACCCGGCGCTTGAGGATATCAGCTGCAATGGCGACAATCTCCCGGTCTTTGTCTTCCACCGCACGTACGGCAGCCTGCCGACAAGCGTCCTCTTCCGGGAAGGCGAGCTCAACGCGTTTGTCTTAAAACTCGCCCAGAAAGCAAACAAGCAGATCTCGCTCACCAGCCCGATGATCGATGCCACCCTCCCGGGCGGTTCACGGGTCCAGGTCACGTACAGCAACGTGGTCTCGCTCCGGGGCAGCTCGTTTACCATCCGGAAATTCCGGGCCGAGCCGATGACGCCTGTCGATCTTCTCCGGTACGGGACATACAGTGCTGAAATTCTCGCCTTCCTCTGGCTTGCCATCGCCCACCGTAAAAGCCTCATCATCGCGGGAGGCACGGCGAGCGGCAAGACCTCGACCATGAACGCGGTCTCCCTCTTCATTCCGCAGAATGCCAAGATCGTATCGCTCGAAGACACCCACGAGATCCAGCTCCCGCACAAGAACTGGCTTGCCACCCTGACCCGGGAACTGAATATCCCCGGGGTCCAGGGGGATATCGATCTCTTCTCGCTCCTGAAATCCTCGATGCGCCAGCGGCCCGAGTACATCATCGTCGGGGAAGTGCGGGGCCGGGAAGCCCAGACGCTCTTCCAGGCCATGAATACCGGCCATGCAACGCTCTCGACCATCCATGCGGGAAGCGTGCACGAGGCGATCAACCGGCTCACCCACGAGCCTATCGATGTCCCCCCGGTTATGTTCACGGCCCTTGACCTGGTCATCAGCCAGTCGATTGCAACGTTCGGGACGAACCGCACGCGCCGCTGCCTTGCCATCCACGAGATAAGCGTGGACGAAAACGGGAATATCATCCCGAAGAAACTCTTCGAATGGGATGTGGGCACGGATTCGTTCCGGCGGACCGCTGAGTCTTCCCGGGTCCTTGCAGAGATCTGCGCCATGATGGGATGGACTCATGACCGGATCGATGCGGAACTTAAAAAACGCGAGGAGTTCTTAACGATCGCCCTCGATGTTCCGACTCCGGAGATCCACGATCTTGCAAGCGCCATCCACGAGTTCAGTGATTGA